The nucleotide window caataaaacaaaacagttttaaaacacTCAGAAAATCAGCCGCGGCATCACCCCTCCCCTTTAGAAGCCGCAATGAATTCCGCACCTTCCAAGTCAAGTTCTTACACTCTGTACCAGCGGCGCGCGCGATTCACGCGCACCCCAAATAACAAACGCATAGCCGTTACGACTGTGAGAATGACCAATAAATAAACCGGATAACTGGCCGAAAATAAACTGAAGCGAAACCCAAGAGAAGCCAAACCACATCAAAGGAACCACGCTACAATATCTAAGCGTGActttttaaagactttaaagACTCGCCCTGatcactgagacacacacaggtgtgcgcACTTACCCGCCGCAGGGCATCGTGTCTCCTCTTTTAAGGAAAGATTACAATCAAACATCCAAAACACTAAACCTATCACATATGGAATATTACTCTTAGTTACATCTAGCAATTTATTACAGTGTTTGTCTCATTGGGAGAAATAACTTGttgataaatagacagacattCTCTTTATTGGTGGCTCGATTTAAAGTAAGCACTGTGTAAGGAGTGTGTAGTTCTAGGATTCTACTTGGTCACATCATTTGTGATCAGTGTCGGGTAAGTTACCTTAAAAACCGTAATTTACTATAAATGACTAATtactacttttaaaatgtaatttgattTCATTACTgattatttcatgtaaataataatCAGATGACTAATTACATTACGCTCAAGTTACTTTGAAAGCATCAGTCACTGCGAGCGCCTCAACCTGTTGTCGCTTCACgttcactccgtaggctccctacgtAGCCCCCCTTCCTTTCTGCAGGTGCGCGAAGGGCCGAGGTCGGGCCGGCTGGTGATAATTAATATTAACGGATCTCTGGCTTTCTCCGCCTTAAAAATCtttttcccttcctccctccttcaacactttccttcccaaATAAAATCACCCcctaagacctcgcctcgtgtccgtgtgtctgtggtgccgcCCATTCAAAAAGATCAAACCCGTTACAACTTCAAATGTAAAACTACAAAGCTCGCCGACGAGTGATTAAAGCGCGTGCTCGTTAACTGATGCTGCCGCGCAAAACGgggtttttaaatgcatttcgattatttttttttaaaacattacatttgtaCGTAATGTTATTGACATTGGtattaatttacaaattaaaattacatgcatttaaaatggaAAAGTAAATAGATTACATTAACGCGTTATACCCAACTCTGTTGGTGATGTCATTGCCTCAACGCGGGACTTTATTTGGATCCACCCCACGTACGAGTCATACGTAACAGTACTTCAGGGAACACGTGTGCACTTTCAAAGTCACGCAGAGCGCAGGAAAATGGCTGAGGCCAGTATGTCAGTAAATCACGACCAGTTCATTTGTTCAGTGTGTCTGGATCTCCTGAAAAATCCAGTGACTCTCCCCTGTGGTCACAGCTACTGTATGGTGTGTATTAATCAATACTGGGATCGGAAGGATAATAATAGAGTGTACAGTTGTCCTGAGTGCAGAGACACTTTCACTCCAAGGCCTGTTCTATGCAGAAACATCATGCTGGCTGAAGTGGTGGAGAAACtgaagaagaagactgaagtccaagctgcttctcctgctcactgttacgctggacctggagatgtggagtgtgatttcTGCACCGGGAGAAAACACAAAGCCGTCAAGTCCTGTCTGACGTGTCTGGCCTCCTTTTGTGAAACTCATCTGAAACCTCATTATGAAGTTCCTGGATTGAAAAAGCACAGTTTAGTCACAGCCTCTGGAAAGATCTGCCCTGAGCATGATGAAGTGCTGGAGATGTACTGTCGTATTCACCGATGCTTCATCTGTTACATGTGTAAGGCTTATAAACACAAAAGTCATGACACTGTCTCAGTTAAAGCTTACAGAACCGAAAAACAGGTAAGAAATTCAGGTTTAATCTATTAAGAGTCATTGTGTGCAGTTTATATTTCTAATGGTTAAAGGTTTTCAGGATGAGCAGCCACtcattattttagtattttgattattttcctcctCCTTTAAGGTTTGACTCAGGTTTGAGGTCTGGCTCCTGATTGGTGGGAATGAAAATTTGCAGACACAAACCAGCCCTTAAGGGATAAGATTAGTCACTCACTCCTGCTTCACTATGGATTTACACCACAAACAGTTTGTCCAGATATGCATCTTTGCTTAGGATCTGCCATCCAAAAATCTTCCTATTGTGATGTAAATAGAGCACTGATATTTCATGTTACATTTAAGTCTacgatttattatatttttttattaatttgtatgtTTCCACCTGTAGTATGTGCTATAAAAAGAAGTTTTTTAATTGTTGATCAACCTGCTTTCTGAAGCTACACATTAGTTCAGTAGAAATTGACTATGCATGTAAAGCTTGATTTTATGCTTCTGCGTCAAGTCTACTAATCTTATAACCTCATAATACATAAAGCGTAAaatttgttgttggttttttttgtcCTCAGAGTGAGTTAAAGGGGGAACTGATAAAATCCcagcagagaatccaggagaagcagaagaaggtgcaggagctgaaacaggctgtgaacactataaaggtgagcagtgagcagagacagagctgctcctagaaacacacacaacatggacaacatGGAGTCATTTAGAGTCGCAGTAAGAGAGGGAATGATAGATGAGATTTAAATCCTGTGTGAGCTCAGGAGAAGGCTGTACAGTGTCGAGCTGAGCGACTCATGGAGCgactggagcaggagattgctgatcttcagaggagacttcttgagctggagcagctttcacacacacacaatcacatctATTTTCTCCAGGTAACTAAAACTAGTAATGGGTCAGTGAAGCCTTGTAATGAATGCATTGTGGATATCTTTAAATTCATCGTCCAAAGATTTGAAGCAATAATCTCATTTATCTGAAATGTTTAGCACAGCGACTTCCTTCACTGAAGTACAATCATGTCTTCctaaatagtttaaataatttacatgactgcagtaatataaaatttataaaaaatagtcATGTAATTTACGCTTGTGGAGCAGTAAATGCATGTATTTCTGATTAAAGTATTTAATGTATATACAAAATTaattatacaaaatgtaaaaaatatataaatatatatatattatatatattatgtaatcAATCACTTTATAAGCTCAGTGTCCACCGCATTCTTTTTCATTCATGTATGTAACAAGATTTAATTTAAGTATGCTGGGCAGAGCAGAAAGGTTCCCACCTTATTTGGTGGTATCAAGTTGAAATGCTCCCAGTCTTTTAATCATTAAAGTGccatgcaaaagtattcatactgCTTGAACTTTTCCACCATTTGTCATGTTATGATGAcaaacataagtgtatttaattgtgattttatgtgatagaccaacacaaagtggcacctaattgtgaagtggaaggaaaataataaatggttttaaaatgtttttacaaataaCTAATAATGTGGCATGCATTTGTAGTCAACCCTCTTTACTCTGATACTCCTAACTGAAATACAGTGGAACTACTTTAATAAGTAAATAGAGTTCACCGCTGTCTAATTCAATCTCAGTATACATACAGCTATACTGTGAAGCccttagagtttttttttttttttttttttttggagaaaaagctcaccagacaggtcagggataaggTTCATCTCATCCCTATCATCAtccaaaaatgaaaagagtttggtacaactgcaaacctaccaagacatggctgcCCACCTTAATCAGACAGGCCGGgcaaggagagcattaatcagagaggCCCGTGGTAATTCTgaaggagctgcagagatccacagcttaGGTAGAGGactctgtccataggacaataGTTAGTTGTGCACTTCACGAATCTGCTCTTTATGGAAgtgtggcaagaagaaagccatggTTGAAAGAGAGCCTGTTTGCGGCAAGCTGTGTGGGGGACAcaacaaacatgtggaagaaagTGCTCTGGTTAGATGAGCCCAAAATGTAACTTCTTGGTAACTTCAGCAAATACTCTGTGTGGTGGAAAACTAACATGCAAACATGTTGGTGACAGTATTATGTGGGGATGCTTTTCTttagcagggacagggaagctggtgtcacggcgtgcgcctgtgatgggcgtgGGTCTAATCtgatatcgctcctcgctcacttcGTAGGCTTCCTGTGTGCCGCCCTCTTAAAGTTCGGCAGAGATGAATGCCACCATAacgtaattatttaacataattatttatttaaatgatgaaataaagtaatttagtCATAATATTCCACTGTATTCCttgatataatttatttacaataaaaaaaaatcgaaacgttcatttgtgtttgtgtacccGGGGTGCCGGACAAACGAACctgaaccctcccacttttgttcttagcgaatcaaaattgttataaaatatttgagctcatgtgattggactaTTCTTAACAAAtcttattaacggtcagcagattgttaatgtattgaatagtgatcgttgttgaagccagctcaatatgagagaaaattttgtaatttctttgctgAACTACTCCTCCGCAAAGCGATCGGATAAAGAAAGATAAAGAGCTTAGACCGGATCGACCTGATCATCTATTTAAACAGCAGTCAAGTGATCGTGGTCgagcttttccagcacttcttatggctgttttattttgtttaacattaatttatggaACCTCAGGGTTTTAGTCCGGAGTCCGGAAGCAGAGGTAAAGCGTTGCACGGTGGATTTTATTAAAGAGAGTGGCACACGAGCCGGGCAATATGATGTGCACCGGAGACCGGAATGCCACCCACTGATTTCCGCGAGAGGACAGCATGGGAAAGAACTGctcgagctcccgcggcaccttcactACTGCGTAGAGCCCGCCTTCGCATCCTCACTGCCGAAGAGGGAAAAGGCCGCAGAGTGGACCATTTAACGGCCGCAAATCCCAGCCAGGAAAGCTGCCCAGCCGACAGATATCCAGGAGAGACTCCCGCCTGTGGCCGCACCAAGAGAAAGCTGGGAGGGCCAGGGCTTGAATCATGTCAGTGGGAGAGGTCGCCGTCATGGGAGCGTGCAGGAGTGCTACCTACGCGTGCTCCGTCCTGCCGCTCTGCCCACAGCCGCCTTTCACCAGCCTTGTGCCAAATAAAATTACCCttgacctcgcctcgtgtctgtgATGCCACCTGTGCACAAAAAGTCTAACCCGTTACAAAGGTCAGAGTTGACGGAAAGGTGCATGGAGCCAAATAAGGGACAACCTGTTTAAGTATGCAAAAGATTAGAGCCTGGGGCAGAGGTTCACCTTCTAGCAGGACAAAAGCCAGAGCTACAATGGAATTgtttagatcaaagcatatTCAGATTTTAGAATGGCCCAAAATCCAATTGACAATCTGTGGATATACTTGAAAAGTGCTTTTCACAGATGCTCTTCACCCAATCTAAAGATTAGGCCATTTTGGAAAGAAGATTGGGCAAAAAGTTTACTCTCTAGATGTACAAAGCTGGTAaagtggttctacaaagtattgagggcgtgttggtctatcacatgaaatccaaataaaatgcatttaagttTGTAATTGTAACGTGACACCACAATATACTAAACACATATGGTCTTTGCATTCTGTGATACAAGTTCTGACACCAAGTATCTACAAAGTACACATCAGAAAATTGAAGTAAGCTTCATCGCTTCCATATTGTAGGCCCATCACTAACACATGCATGTACACACGTTTGTATAATCACAAAGGTATATTCCTCCTGCTTTCTTTTTCCCCATGATAGAGTCTCCAGTCTCTCAGTGTCTCTTCGGGACATGAGGACTCACCCAGCATCACTGTCAATCAACATCTCTCATTTGATGGAGTGAGGAAATCTCTCTCTGATCTGAAAAAGATACTTAAGGAATTTTGCCAGGAGACGTTCATAAACAACCCTAAACATGGTGAGAGAGATGCTACGGAATAATCTCTTTCTCTGTAGCAAATttccccaaaacacacacacatcatttctTCTGATTGCAGGAATGTTTTAACAtcttaaatgcttaaaaatatcTATTATATACTAAATATTAGTTATTCTTCTATAATTAAAGCACACAAAGAGAACACATATGTATTATGTATCACATTCGTACTAAACCTAGAGACAGACAAAGTTTCTAATACATATGAATAACATTTATTCTGTAGTTACCAAAGACTTTTCCATCTCCATTTTGTTTGTGACTCCACTGCAGCATTTCAGATGATTCCACCCTCCAATCCAAAGAGCAGAGAAGATCTTCTGTACTGTACGTGttaagcgcgcacacacacacacacacactcattttccccatataattaaaatctaaaatgttCACATTTTTCATGTGTTTAGATTTCTGTGatctgactctggatcccaacacAGTAAATTATTACCTTATTCTGTCTGAGATGAACAGAGCGGTGACGTGCAGTAAGAGAGCGCGAAAGTACTCTgatcatccagagagatttgacTACTATGTGCAGGTGTTGagtaaggagagtgtgtgtggacgctgttactgggaggtggagtggagcagtgaggagtgtgtgtacatAGCAGTCTCATATAAAGACATCAGCAGGAAAGGATGGGGAAATGAGAGTAGATTAGGAGGCAACAATCGGTCCTGGAGTCTGCGATGCTCTCCTTCTTTGCTCTCTTTCTATCACAACAACGTTAGGACTGATCTCGGAGCTCCATCATCCtccagaataggagtgtatgtggatcacagtgcaggaactctgtccttctacagcgtctctgacacgatggagctcctccacagagtccacacCACATATGCTCAGCCTCTGTACGCTGGATTCTGGCTCCGCTATCGATCAACTGTAAGATTTTTGGACATTTGAATGATGTAGTTATCAcagtttttatatgaatatgataacattattttattcctgAAAATGTTTGTTTGCCTGTTTTTCAAATATACTAATTGATTAGTATTAtgtcatttaattaataatgtcTTTACAGCAGCTGGTCTATCATTTGCATGTAAAATATTaagttgtttatgtaaaatgGCTTTGGTACAGTAGGTTACCATTATGGTAATAAACTACAGAACATTTCACATAAGCATAAACATTACAGATTTTCTGTTTCATTCCAGTGAACTGTGTATAAATGTTTCTCACTGTGTGTTGTTCTGCATTGTGGATTAATGCATTGTATCCTATCTTAAAAGGTCCTAATAGCACCTGGAGCATAaaaccacatgcacacacattatttatcatttttctatataattttACATTAGATTTATACCAAACTATATCACacaaggcggcacagtggtgtagtggttagcacagacGCCTTGCAACTTCAGGGTCTcggttcaattcccgtctctgtgtgcatggagtttgcatgttctccccgtgcttggtgggtttcctccgggttctccggtttcctcccacagtccaaatatatGCAGGTTATGCTAATTGGCGTTACCAAattgcgtgtgtgagtgtgtgtgccctgcgatggattggcaccctgtccagggtgtaccctgtctcgtgccctaagcctcctgggataggctccaggtccccatgaccctgaatacaggataaagcgataaagaagatgagtgagtacaGTATAATCACACAAAAAAGTCCAAAATCAGAATTGCATGAAACTGAGACACAGCTTTGAATTTGACCCAGAAGGTTTATACAGCATATTTTATACTAATAAAATGCAACATAGAATTTTTGTCACAATCCACTGCAATACGGCGTTCATTCATTATGGCACATGCAGCAGTATTTCCCAGATCACAATGCGCCACATGAGGAGTAGTGACAGGATGTTACAAGCTCAGTCATCTTTAATTCTTCGTCATCAAAGCAGTATTACTCAGGCGAAAGAGAAGAGCCTATATTTGGttccattttctttatattgaacCTATAGCTAACCCATTAGCAATTAACCTTTTGGGCTATCAAATGATTTTGACCCATAAGAGCTATAttgtttcctttatttttttaacgttTCATCCAGAAATCCAAACAAACAACAATCCAAGACGTGAAGCAAAACCATGATCCGTAAAACAAAGCGTGAGTTGAGATCCGAGTAGCAAGGCAGGTGAAATCGCTGGAGAATTGGGCAttaaggcacacaataatctggaaATGGGTGGTTGTTTGTGAGCAAGTTAAATAGAGCAGAGTAGTGGTGTGCTAACAGGTGTGCCGGGTAATGAGGCagcaaagttaaaacagtgagTATGGAATGGAGTCGTGGGAGCTTATGGCTTGGTTTGACAAGTGAGCGTGACCTGGCGTGCCGTGACATCCCTGTGGTATAAATATCATGTGACACAGATGCCTATACCTCTTATCCACTCTTCAACATGGGAAAGACAAGAGAACGCCCCATTCAAGTGAGGCAGATGTGTgtcgaccttcataagtcatgCAGTGGCTACAAGAAATCAGCCACTCACCTAAACTTGCCCATATCTACAGTCATAATCATTAAGAACTGAAGCAGTGACAAAGAAGGCTAGATGAGGACCCATGTTCATCTTGCCACCAAGCACAGTGAGGAGGATTTTAAGAGAAGTAAAAAAGAATCTCCAAAACTCACTGTTATAAGAACTGCATAGAAAGGTGGCATCTTGAGGTACCAAAGTCTCTATTACAATCATCAGACgctatctactgtacataccatCAAGCTGTTTGGGAGGCATGCAAGGAAAAAGCCTTTTCCCACCTACAATCACAAACAAACATCTGGAGTTTGCTAAGCGTTACTGGAACTTTAACTGGGACCATGTGTTATGGTCAGATGAGACTGAGAAAAAGCTTCTTGGCATAAAACAAAAGATGAGTATGCAGAAAAAGCACCTCATGCCCACTGTAGTAAAGTATAATGGAGAATCTGTGATGTGAGCCTGTTTTTCTTCTAAAGGACCTGGGAACCTTGTTATGGTGCATGACATCATGAACTCTCTGAAATACCaggacattttaaatcaaaacctGATACCCTCTGTCAGAAAGTTGAAGACGGGTCATCATTGGgtctttcagcaagataatgacCCGAGCCATGGGGCAAAATCTAAACAGAAATGGCAAAAAATCAAGCTATTCCCATGGCCAGCTCAGtccccagacctcaacccattTGAAAACTTGTGGGGAGAGCTGCAGAGGAAAGTGCATAAGAGAGGACACAGGACTCTTGTTGATCTAGAAAAAGACCTCTATCTGTATTCTCCAATCTTGTGAATTGTTATAGAAGGATATTAAGTGCTGTCTTGTTGGCAAAAGTGGGTTTTACGAAGTATTAACatgaggggtgccaataattaagccacacattatttattgtaaaaaatatatatttattaatgtgcgatttttttttccactgaaaaagatttttctctttttttgcattgtggttccatattgtttaaataaaaaatgcattaattagaagcctaagaacacatcttaaccaggggtgccaataattgtgaaGGGTGTTGTATATTTCAGCCTGTGACAGTTACAGAATGACACTTGATAGAGTGGCCAATGGAAGGGCAAGTATCACaaagttttttcttcttttaagaaACTCAGCACACTTAATGGAAACATTTTAGAGAAAAATGAATGACTCATCTATTCTGCTCATATTATAGTATGGTATAgcatagtatagtatagcatagtatagtatagtacagtataacatagtatagtatagtatagtataacatagtatagtataacatagtatagcatagtatagtatagcatagtatagtatagtataacatagtatagtatagcatagtatagtataacatagtatagtataacatagtatagtacagtataacatagtatagtatagtataacatagtatagtataacatagtatagtatagcatagtatagtatagcatAGTATACTATAGCATAGTATAGTATAACATAGTATAGTATAAcatagtatagtatagcatAGTATACTATagcatagtatagtatagtataacatagtatagtatagtatagtataacatggtatagtatagtatagcatagtatagtatagtatagtataacaTAGTATAGGATAGTATAGGATAGTATAGGATAGTATAACATAGTGTAGTATaacatagtatagtatagtataggaTAGTATAACATAGTGTAGTATAACATAGTATAGTATAATGTAACCAGGTCTTAGAACGAAATCTTGAGATAAATGTTTAAGTTAATTAATCAAAGTACATTTTCTatgtataaagagaaaaaatagtTAAGTGATGACAATgaataagtatgtgtttgttaaAAAGGTAGGTTTAGGGGAAAAAACGCCATCTATAATAAGTGATCAAATGCATAAAAAGATAGAAAAAGAGCAATTTTCCCCCTGAAAAAAACTGTTCGCACTACAATTCCCATGCTCCTTTAGTGAGGAGCTGACCAATCACTGAGCTCCAAAGCTTCAGGCACTCGAGCTCCGCCTTCCCTTACTGTTAACTACTTCCTGATTGAAAGACTTCATGGCTGTCTCGTTACCTAGCTGAATTCCGAGTCAATTACCATCCTTAGGAGAGCGCGATTAGCAGACAGCTGCCGCTGATCGGACAACCAACTTAAAGAGACCCACTCATTGACCCAACggtgagtgaaaaaaaaaaaaaccctgagaccTGTTAGGTTACCTGTAAAGGAACTAATTATGCTGGGAATGGTAACAGTTGATAAGCTGCCGTTTAGAAAGGCTGTTAACGGCTGTAATAGCTACTCAGTGCTGTATCACGATGCTAATGTTGCTAATGTGATCCTAGCTACCCTGTTAGCTTGGGTGCTTAGTGCTACATGCACTCTTATCCTTGCAAAAATGGATTTATTTCCGGTTGAGTTTGCAAAAGATGCTGTTTTCTATGTCAATATGTTCACTTTGTGtgtaaaaggaaagaaagtgtTAAAGCATATGTATGTGAATTTCTTGTCAGTGATTTAAGAGGTTAATATTTAGTGCATTCCTTCACTGTTACCGGTGCAGGGAGGGATGATAAAGCACGCTAGCCTTACTAGTACCTCCTAGATCTCTATGAATGTTCTTGTAATATTTGTTTTGCACAAATTGTAGTTCTcatttgtcttttatttgtattgtggGTTTGTTACTACTTTGAATAGCAATAACCATAAATACTTGGAattggttttgtttaaaatgaatgaacatgGATGCAAAAGCACTTTAGGGTATATTTATAGTTCACTACTATAAACATTTGGATCTGATACTTGATATATTATGGTCATACGACTGAACCTTCTTAAGAACATGATTTGAACCAGTTGATATAAAGTGGAATGTTATTGATTGGTGATAATgcatgagagagacagaatatGAATGTAATGAGCTTTTGGATTTCTTCTGGCCAACTCATAGGTCAGGTTTTTTTGCCAGATTCATTCCAGTGATGCACATGGATCGGAAGTCATGCCCGACCTGGAGATGAAGCCCTTCCGGTTGGATTTGAATTGGATGTTAACACCCTGAAACCCCGAAAGATTCCCAGTGTATGTTGGGTGGCGAGCCACAGACCCACGAGCAAAAGTCTTTGCGCAGTCTCACTTTCCCTTCCTCACGGATTGTGGGGTAGGGTCCACAAGTACTGGCATACTGATACCGGAACAGGTATCATGACACTGATTtaaccaaaagaaaaaagggcCCCAACGAGCAATAGGACTATTTTTGGAACTgggtttatttcttttgtttaaggGAAACTTATGCCggcttatttattttcttatttctttatatacattcTCTGATTTAAATTGTTACACTGGTTGTTATTGTTCCTGTTGTTAAACAAAGAGCGATCACAACAACGCAAATTActgttttctgtctttattgATGTCAAACCATTGGCTCTTAAAGACTTAGCATCTTCTGTTACTGGTCCAAGTACTGTTAAAGATAACTATTTACCTGTTACTCTGTTACTCTATCGTAAATCGGGTTACAATAAcatagtatagtatagcatagtatagtatggtatagtatatcatagtatagtatagtttaTTTCACTCTTTACATATGTATACTTTATCGCTTCAGTAATGAATGTAAgaattgtaataaattaaaataaggcttgacttttctctttctctgtgtcatTATATAAAACTGtctatttacagtaataaagaTCCTGTGTAGCACACAGGAATCAGTCTGTGAATGTTCAGGCTTTTACTATGAAGATGGTCTGTTACTAAAGCAGGGTTAGAGAGAAGAAGTGGTTAAGAGAGGAGTATTTAAAACCTCTCCATGTTTGAGCTCCGCCCCTTCTTTCTCGTACGCACAGAACCAGGaagttaattttaaatgaaacaaaactctGATCAGAGTGCTGAtcattctctgtctctctgtctctagtTCTGTGTACAGGAAAATGGCCGAGGCCAGTATTGCAGTAGATCGGGATCAGTTcatctgtccagtgtgtctggatctCCTGAAGGATCCGGTGACTCTCTcctgtggtcacagtttctgtaaggtgtgtattaatgaCTGCTGGGATCAGGAGGATCAGAGTGGAGTTTATAGATGTCCTCAGTGCAGAGACACTTTCACTCCAAGGCCTGTTCTACGCAGAAACAACATGCTGGCTGAAGTGGTGGAGAAACtgaagaagaagactgaagtccaagctgcttctcctgctcactgttacgctggacctggagatgtggagtgtgatttcTGCACCGGGAGAAAACACAAAGCTGTCAAGTCCTGTCTGATGTGTCTGGCCTCATTTTGTGAAACTCATCTGAAACCGCATTATGaagtttttgctttaaaaaagcaCCGTTTAGTGGAAGCTTCTGGAAATCTAGAAGAGAAGATCTGCTCTGAGCATGATAAAGTGCTGGAGATCTACTGTCGTACTGACCGACGCTTCATCTGTTATCTGTGTGTGACGGATGAACACAGAAGCCACGACACTGTCTCAGTTAAAGCTTACAGAACTGAAAAACAGGTGAGAAATGCAGGTCTAATCTATTAGACCGTGTAAAAAGTGAAAGTTTTTAGTagct belongs to Clarias gariepinus isolate MV-2021 ecotype Netherlands chromosome 2, CGAR_prim_01v2, whole genome shotgun sequence and includes:
- the LOC128541136 gene encoding E3 ubiquitin/ISG15 ligase TRIM25-like; translation: MAEASMSVNHDQFICSVCLDLLKNPVTLPCGHSYCMVCINQYWDRKDNNRVYSCPECRDTFTPRPVLCRNIMLAEVVEKLKKKTEVQAASPAHCYAGPGDVECDFCTGRKHKAVKSCLTCLASFCETHLKPHYEVPGLKKHSLVTASGKICPEHDEVLEMYCRIHRCFICYMYFCDLTLDPNTVNYYLILSEMNRAVTCSKRARKYSDHPERFDYYVQVLSKESVCGRCYWEVEWSSEECVYIAVSYKDISRKGWGNESRLGGNNRSWSLRCSPSLLSFYHNNVRTDLGAPSSSRIGVYVDHSAGTLSFYSVSDTMELLHRVHTTYAQPLYAGFWLRYRSTVRFLDI